The genomic interval CAGAAGATGGGATTTTACCTAGAGTTATAGCAAAAAATGGTCGATATGGAACTCCGACTACAGCTATAATAATAACAGTTATATTAGCTCTTTTAATAGCTTTATCAGGAAGCTTTGTAAAACTAGCAGCAATTAGTGTAATATCAAGATTTGTTCAATATTTACCAACTTGTTTAGCAATTCCAGTATTAAGAAAGAAGAGACCAGATTTAGTAAGAACATTCAAAGTTCCTTTTGGTCCAGTAATTCCAATTTTTGCTATTGTAGTTAGTTGTTGGTTAGTTTATAATTCAGATTTAGAAAAGATTTTAATAGGATTAGGAGGGCTTATTTTAGGTGTACCAATCTATTTCTTTATGAAAAAATATGCAAAGTAAAAAAGAACTCTCGATTAAGAGAGTTCTTTTATTATAAGTTCTACAGGACAGTGATCAGACCCCATAATCTCATTATGAATGTTAGCTTCTACAATTTTATCTTTTATTTTATTAGAAACTACAAAATAATCAATTCTCCAACCTGCATTATTTTTTCTAGCACTAAATCTATATGACCACCAAGAGTATTTTTCAATAGCATCTGGGTGTAAATATCTAAAACTATCTACAAATCCACTTTCAAGCAGTTCGCTAAATTTATTTCTTTCCTCAATAGTGAATCCAGCATTTGTTTTATTAGATTTTGGATTTTTTAAGTCAATCTCTGTATGAGCAACGTTTAGATCTCCACAAAGAATAACAGGTTTTTTAGAATCTAAATCTAAAAGATAGCTTCTAAAATCATCTTCCCAAGTCATTCTATAATCTAGTCTAGCTAATTCAGTTTGTGAGTTAGGAGTATAAACATTTACTAAATAGTAGTCTTTAAATTCTAAAGTAATAACTCTTCCCTCTTTATCGTGATGATCTATTCCAATATCATATGATACAGAGATTGGATTTTCTTTAGTAAATATAGCAGTTCCAGAATATCCTTTTTTTTCAGCGTAGTTCCAGTAACAGTTATATCCTTCTGGATTAAAATCAACTTGTCCCTCCTGAAGCTTTATCTCCTGTAAACAAAAAATATCAGCATCAACTGAATTAAAGTATTCTAAAAAATTCTTTTGAAGAACAGCTCTAAGACCATTAACATTCCAAGAAATCAATTTTTTCATATATATAACCTCCATGTTGTTAGTTCAAAATTACCTACTAGTGATTATATCATAAAATAAAAAAATAAAAAAAATAAAAAAGTTTGTTGACATAAATAATATTTTATGATACTATAATTATGTAGCGAGCAACCAGCTACGAAAACAAAATAGTTCGGAATATAGCGCAGTCCGGTAGCGCACCTGCCTTGGGAGCAGGGGGCCGCAAGTTCGAATCTTGCTATTCCGACCATGCAGGTCAATGGCTCAATTGGTAGAGCATCGGTCTCCAAAACCGAGGGTTGGGGGTTCGAGTCCCTCTTGACCTGCCATTTATTTGCCTAGATAGCTCAGTTGGCTAGAGCACCCGGTTCATACCCGGGCGGTCGAAGGTTCGAATCCTTTTCTAGGCACCATTTGAAATTTAAACTCTGTAAAAAGAGTTTTTTTTATTTTTTGTAACTTTATAATAAAAAATCTACCAATATTTCTATCAGTAGATTTTAGTGATTCAATATAAGTTGTAAAACTATATCATCTAATTTATCTTTATTATTTTTTATAAATTC from Cetobacterium somerae carries:
- a CDS encoding exodeoxyribonuclease III, which codes for MKKLISWNVNGLRAVLQKNFLEYFNSVDADIFCLQEIKLQEGQVDFNPEGYNCYWNYAEKKGYSGTAIFTKENPISVSYDIGIDHHDKEGRVITLEFKDYYLVNVYTPNSQTELARLDYRMTWEDDFRSYLLDLDSKKPVILCGDLNVAHTEIDLKNPKSNKTNAGFTIEERNKFSELLESGFVDSFRYLHPDAIEKYSWWSYRFSARKNNAGWRIDYFVVSNKIKDKIVEANIHNEIMGSDHCPVELIIKELS